The proteins below are encoded in one region of Pseudonocardia sp. DSM 110487:
- a CDS encoding carbohydrate ABC transporter permease — protein sequence MTLAERTPLATEPPPPARRSRRGGAGARPWLLLAPALLVMGGLLLYPLLRVLVLSLQDFGLRELVSGRTHWVGFDNYAELLGNTDLWETVLPNTVVFAVVAVAFTVVFGTLVALLLARLTPVVRGLVTTAIMVAWAMPAVTGTYVWVFVFTPGDGIAVQALDALGLVDAATANPFSGRMSFYAVAALNVVHHGFPFVALTVLAGLLTIPRELTEAAIMDGAGAWRRFWSLTFPMLRPVFAVVTVLSTIWDFKVFTQIYLMPGGDGVNRNVLTLGTWSYVESFAQNRYGLGAAIAVLLTALLLVITVAYLRLLFREREL from the coding sequence ATGACCCTCGCCGAGCGCACCCCCCTCGCGACCGAGCCGCCACCTCCTGCCCGTCGGAGCAGGCGGGGCGGCGCGGGCGCTCGGCCGTGGCTGCTGCTCGCACCAGCGCTACTGGTGATGGGTGGGCTGCTGCTCTACCCGCTGCTGCGGGTGCTGGTGCTCTCGCTGCAGGACTTCGGGCTGCGCGAGCTCGTGTCGGGCCGCACCCACTGGGTCGGGTTCGACAACTACGCGGAGCTGCTCGGCAACACCGACCTGTGGGAAACGGTGCTGCCCAACACGGTGGTGTTCGCCGTGGTGGCGGTGGCGTTCACCGTGGTGTTCGGCACGCTGGTTGCGCTGCTGCTGGCCCGGCTCACGCCCGTCGTCCGTGGGCTCGTCACCACCGCGATCATGGTGGCGTGGGCGATGCCGGCCGTCACCGGCACGTACGTCTGGGTCTTCGTGTTCACGCCGGGCGACGGCATCGCGGTGCAGGCGCTCGACGCGCTCGGCCTCGTCGACGCCGCCACCGCCAACCCGTTCTCCGGGCGCATGTCGTTCTACGCCGTGGCCGCCCTCAACGTGGTGCACCACGGCTTCCCGTTCGTCGCGCTCACCGTGCTCGCCGGCCTGCTGACGATCCCACGGGAGCTCACGGAGGCGGCGATCATGGACGGCGCGGGCGCGTGGCGCCGGTTCTGGTCGCTGACGTTCCCGATGCTGCGGCCGGTGTTCGCGGTGGTCACCGTGCTGTCGACGATCTGGGACTTCAAGGTCTTCACCCAGATCTACCTGATGCCCGGCGGCGACGGCGTCAACCGGAACGTGCTCACGCTCGGCACGTGGTCGTACGTCGAGTCGTTCGCCCAGAACCGCTACGGCCTCGGCGCCGCGATCGCGGTGCTGCTCACCGCGCTGCTGCTGGTGATCACGGTTGCCTACCTGCGGCTGCTGTTCCGGGAGCGGGAGCTGTGA
- a CDS encoding carbohydrate ABC transporter permease translates to MKTVAKGLGVTGVLVFTLFPVYLMIVTALNGEADVGSRTLWPDEWTVRNFAYVIGEGGFGRYLANSLAVALATVLAGGLLALLAAVAVARFRFRFRTSVLVMVLIIQMVPVEALVIPLFIQARTMAMLDTLVGLVVVYLAFSLPFAIWTLRGFVAAVPVELEEAAYLDGASWGRMFRSVLLPLVAPGLVATSVFSFIVAWNEFIFALTFMADDQNYTVAVGLRRFFGQHATDWGAVMAASTLITIPVMVFFVIAQKRLTDGLVAGAVKG, encoded by the coding sequence GTGAAGACTGTGGCGAAGGGGCTCGGCGTCACGGGGGTGCTCGTCTTCACGCTGTTCCCCGTCTACCTCATGATCGTCACGGCCCTGAACGGCGAGGCCGACGTCGGATCGCGCACGCTGTGGCCCGACGAGTGGACCGTGCGGAACTTCGCCTACGTCATCGGCGAGGGCGGCTTCGGCCGGTACCTGGCGAACTCGCTCGCCGTCGCGCTCGCCACCGTGCTGGCAGGCGGCCTGCTCGCGCTACTGGCCGCGGTGGCCGTGGCCCGGTTCCGTTTCCGGTTCAGGACGTCCGTGCTGGTGATGGTGCTGATCATCCAGATGGTGCCGGTGGAGGCGCTGGTCATCCCGCTCTTCATCCAGGCGCGCACCATGGCGATGCTCGACACGCTGGTCGGGCTCGTCGTCGTGTACCTGGCGTTCTCGCTGCCGTTCGCCATCTGGACGCTGCGCGGGTTCGTCGCTGCCGTACCCGTCGAGCTCGAGGAGGCCGCCTACCTCGACGGCGCATCGTGGGGCCGGATGTTCCGGTCGGTGCTGCTGCCGCTGGTGGCGCCGGGGCTCGTGGCCACGAGCGTGTTCTCGTTCATCGTGGCCTGGAACGAGTTCATCTTCGCGCTCACGTTCATGGCCGACGACCAGAACTACACGGTGGCCGTCGGCCTGCGCCGCTTCTTCGGGCAGCACGCCACCGACTGGGGCGCGGTGATGGCCGCCTCCACGCTGATCACGATCCCGGTGATGGTGTTCTTCGTGATCGCGCAGAAGCGGCTCACCGACGGCCTCGTCGCGGGGGCGGTCAAGGGCTGA
- a CDS encoding NADH-quinone oxidoreductase subunit N, whose translation MNENPAALLPELFLLGAAVVGLLLGAWLPRDRQWLVRLLAAAAALAGLVATAVAATRPDELVFGTSYAVDIPTHATRAIVLVAVLVALALSVDSTAGHRRETEFVVLVQLGALGTILLGGANDLLLLLAAFLLASVPFYALAGWDKTSLGTEAAMKYYLSGAFLGVAMLTGVAILYGVGRTTGYGPLREGLAAAPVAAAGVGLVAVLAGLLFKVGGVPGHFWVPDVTDGTPPAVAAIVTTIPKIGGLVAMYRLLVVAVPADALDWPLLVAVLAAVSMTLGNLAAFFQTTVQRLLAYSTISQVGYLLIVVAVAGRADLAQPALLYYVAGYAVTNLGAFAVVAEFPHARTVEDYRGMARRNPALAVALAVCLFGLIGTPPTAVFVGKLVVFTAAVDGGFAWLAILAIVNTVASVFYYLRWIAPTFRGADFDPVALQPAGTWSAVAAYTCAAVAVVLGVLGGLVLPLLVTPPIPM comes from the coding sequence ATGAACGAGAACCCGGCGGCGCTGCTGCCGGAGCTGTTCCTGCTCGGTGCGGCGGTCGTCGGGCTCCTGTTGGGGGCGTGGTTGCCGCGGGACCGGCAGTGGCTCGTGCGGCTGCTCGCCGCGGCCGCCGCCCTCGCCGGGCTCGTCGCCACCGCCGTCGCGGCCACCCGGCCCGACGAGCTCGTGTTCGGCACCAGCTACGCCGTCGACATCCCCACCCACGCCACGCGCGCGATCGTGCTGGTCGCGGTGCTGGTGGCGCTGGCGCTGTCGGTCGACTCGACGGCGGGGCACCGGCGCGAGACCGAGTTCGTGGTGCTCGTGCAGCTCGGCGCGCTGGGGACGATCCTGCTCGGCGGCGCCAACGACCTCCTGCTGCTGCTCGCGGCGTTCCTGCTGGCCAGCGTGCCGTTCTACGCCCTCGCGGGCTGGGACAAGACCTCGCTCGGCACCGAGGCCGCGATGAAGTACTACCTGTCCGGCGCGTTCCTCGGTGTCGCGATGCTCACCGGTGTCGCGATCCTCTACGGCGTCGGCCGCACCACCGGATACGGCCCGCTCCGCGAAGGACTGGCGGCTGCCCCGGTGGCCGCGGCCGGGGTGGGCCTCGTCGCCGTGCTCGCCGGGCTGCTGTTCAAGGTCGGCGGGGTGCCGGGGCACTTCTGGGTCCCGGACGTCACCGACGGCACCCCGCCCGCCGTGGCCGCGATCGTCACCACGATCCCCAAGATCGGTGGCCTCGTAGCGATGTACCGGCTGCTGGTGGTCGCGGTCCCGGCGGATGCCCTCGACTGGCCGTTGCTCGTCGCCGTACTGGCCGCCGTCTCGATGACGCTGGGGAACCTCGCCGCGTTCTTCCAGACCACCGTGCAGCGGCTGCTCGCCTATTCGACGATCAGCCAGGTCGGCTACCTGCTGATCGTCGTGGCCGTCGCGGGCCGTGCCGATCTGGCGCAGCCGGCGTTGCTCTACTACGTCGCCGGCTACGCCGTCACGAATCTCGGCGCGTTCGCCGTGGTGGCCGAGTTCCCGCACGCGCGCACCGTCGAGGACTACCGCGGCATGGCGCGCCGGAACCCGGCGCTCGCCGTCGCGCTTGCCGTCTGCCTCTTCGGGTTGATCGGGACCCCGCCCACCGCGGTGTTCGTCGGGAAGCTCGTCGTGTTCACCGCCGCCGTCGACGGTGGGTTCGCGTGGCTCGCAATCCTCGCGATCGTCAACACGGTCGCGAGCGTCTTCTACTACCTGCGCTGGATCGCGCCCACGTTCCGCGGGGCCGACTTCGATCCGGTCGCACTGCAACCGGCCGGCACCTGGTCGGCCGTCGCCGCCTACACGTGCGCGGCCGTCGCGGTGGTGCTCGGGGTGTTGGGCGGGCTCGTCCTGCCGTTGCTGGTGACGCCGCCCATCCCGATGTGA
- a CDS encoding NuoM family protein, whose protein sequence is MLSVIVFLPAVVAAALLLVPATAPRRVFTGAWVAVSAVDLALVVAVWLAPGSGFRFEERVAWMPSVGISYHVGVDGISLPLVALTAVLFLACSVFALRETRRVKSYVALFLALQAVSLGLFVALDLILFFLFFDLSIVFMYFLIAGWGHGERARAAALKFFLYTFLGSLALLLGFIVLYLAAEPHTFDIVELIAADPLAGGGPAAALALLAIGVGLAVKTPTVPFHTWLPPAHTEAPATGSAILAAILLKMGTYGFVRIAMPILPDAWRQYAVVAVVVGVVSVLYGALVALAQTDVKRMIAYTSVNHMGYVILGVGAAGILAGSDEQARQLATTGAVTQMVAHGLITGALFLLTGVLYDRGRTYDMAAYSGLAARTPLFAGVFAVAAFASLGLPGFAGFIAEFQIFTGALASAPVATALAVAGILVTAALFLRALQRVFLGPERLPDAPGTPRPFADLHPSETAAIVGLLALATVIGILPRFLLDVIEPASRALVELVAR, encoded by the coding sequence GTGCTGTCGGTGATCGTGTTCCTGCCCGCGGTGGTGGCAGCGGCGCTGCTGCTGGTGCCGGCCACCGCGCCGCGGCGGGTCTTCACGGGCGCGTGGGTGGCGGTCAGTGCCGTGGACCTGGCGCTGGTCGTGGCGGTGTGGCTCGCGCCCGGCAGCGGGTTCCGGTTCGAGGAGCGGGTGGCGTGGATGCCGAGCGTCGGCATCTCCTACCACGTCGGCGTCGACGGGATCTCGCTCCCGCTCGTCGCGCTCACGGCTGTGCTCTTCCTGGCGTGCTCGGTGTTCGCGCTGCGGGAGACCCGCAGGGTGAAGAGCTACGTCGCGCTGTTCCTCGCGCTGCAGGCGGTGTCGCTCGGGCTCTTCGTCGCGCTCGACCTGATCCTGTTCTTCCTGTTCTTCGACCTGTCGATCGTGTTCATGTACTTCCTGATCGCCGGGTGGGGGCACGGCGAGCGGGCCCGCGCGGCGGCACTGAAGTTCTTCCTCTACACCTTCCTCGGGTCGCTGGCCCTGCTGCTCGGGTTCATCGTGCTGTACCTCGCGGCGGAGCCGCACACGTTCGACATCGTCGAGCTCATCGCGGCGGATCCGCTCGCCGGCGGCGGACCCGCGGCCGCGTTGGCGCTGCTCGCGATCGGGGTCGGGCTCGCGGTGAAGACGCCGACGGTGCCGTTCCACACCTGGCTCCCGCCCGCGCACACGGAGGCGCCTGCCACCGGCTCGGCGATCCTCGCCGCGATCCTGCTGAAGATGGGCACGTACGGGTTCGTGCGGATCGCGATGCCGATCCTGCCCGACGCGTGGCGCCAGTACGCGGTGGTCGCGGTGGTCGTCGGCGTGGTGTCGGTGCTGTACGGCGCGCTGGTTGCGCTGGCCCAGACCGACGTCAAGCGGATGATCGCCTACACGTCGGTGAACCACATGGGCTACGTGATCCTCGGCGTCGGCGCGGCCGGAATCCTCGCCGGTTCCGACGAACAGGCCCGGCAGCTGGCCACGACCGGCGCGGTGACCCAGATGGTCGCCCACGGCCTGATCACCGGGGCGCTGTTCCTGCTCACCGGCGTGCTCTACGACCGGGGCCGCACCTATGACATGGCCGCGTACTCGGGCCTCGCGGCCCGGACGCCGCTGTTCGCGGGCGTGTTCGCCGTGGCCGCGTTCGCATCGCTCGGCCTGCCCGGGTTCGCCGGGTTCATCGCCGAGTTCCAGATCTTCACCGGCGCGCTGGCGTCCGCGCCGGTCGCCACCGCACTCGCGGTCGCCGGGATTCTCGTCACCGCCGCGCTGTTCCTCCGCGCCCTGCAGCGGGTGTTCCTCGGGCCGGAACGACTGCCGGACGCACCTGGGACGCCGCGACCGTTCGCCGACCTGCACCCCAGCGAGACCGCCGCAATCGTCGGGCTGCTGGCGCTGGCCACGGTGATCGGGATCCTGCCCCGGTTCCTGCTCGACGTGATCGAGCCGGCGTCGCGGGCGCTCGTGGAGCTCGTCGCCCGATGA